A genome region from [Limnothrix rosea] IAM M-220 includes the following:
- a CDS encoding SpoIID/LytB domain-containing protein, producing the protein MFQSKTVLLGMGMVAGFSLLAAQPAIARDVEIKVGIVQRFGEEESDTLTVGSLPGDRLTLEIETGGQPQILETDKVTFTLGARALSEAELSEHIVLSDQGTFETAEDSAKEWRSRGIEVEITQPGRWQVWAHREVYNTPLLKRLLLEDLQRAGFTEPYLSSEVRQERAIASFVVGGYRYNRANVAIRSGNNLFTIQEDGGKQSRFAGRLQLQPNAYGTYTLVNEVDIETYLRGVVPYEIGQSAPTNAVEAQTIIARTYALRNLRRFKADNYEMCATVHCQVYKGLEGSTSRIDQAIARTKGLVLTYENELVDALYSSTTGGVTASFSDVWNGEERPYLKAVIDSPNQVWDLGATSLADEQTFRKFIALNEGFNETGRSPFRWERSATLQELATTLQKYLEKTQHPLEGIKSVQKLEIMRRSPSGRVLELDVTTDKGIVKLLKNEIRSALGPPRSTLFYLQPMKNAQQQITGYTFVGGGFGHGVGMSQFGSYNLANLGWSAAKILEFYYPGTTLQPLNDSIVFWEEME; encoded by the coding sequence ATGTTTCAGTCAAAGACTGTACTACTTGGTATGGGTATGGTGGCGGGTTTTTCTTTGCTGGCAGCCCAGCCCGCTATTGCAAGGGATGTTGAAATTAAAGTCGGTATTGTGCAGCGTTTTGGGGAAGAGGAGTCTGATACCTTAACTGTTGGTAGTTTGCCGGGCGATCGCCTCACCCTTGAGATTGAAACGGGTGGTCAGCCGCAGATTTTAGAGACGGACAAGGTGACTTTCACCCTAGGGGCGCGCGCATTGTCCGAAGCGGAGTTGTCGGAACATATTGTTCTGAGTGATCAAGGCACTTTTGAAACGGCCGAAGATAGTGCTAAAGAGTGGCGATCCCGCGGCATTGAAGTGGAAATTACCCAGCCGGGTCGCTGGCAGGTATGGGCACATCGGGAGGTTTACAATACGCCGCTCCTGAAACGTTTATTGCTAGAAGATTTACAGCGGGCGGGATTTACTGAGCCTTATTTAAGTTCTGAGGTGCGGCAAGAACGGGCGATCGCCTCCTTTGTGGTGGGCGGTTATCGTTACAATCGTGCCAATGTCGCCATTCGTTCAGGCAATAATTTATTTACGATCCAAGAAGACGGGGGCAAACAAAGCCGTTTTGCTGGTCGTCTCCAGCTCCAGCCCAATGCCTACGGCACTTACACTCTGGTCAACGAAGTTGATATCGAGACCTATTTACGGGGCGTTGTGCCCTACGAAATCGGCCAAAGCGCGCCGACTAACGCGGTAGAAGCCCAAACGATTATTGCACGCACCTATGCCCTCCGTAATTTACGGCGTTTTAAGGCTGACAACTATGAAATGTGTGCCACTGTCCATTGCCAAGTTTATAAAGGTTTAGAAGGAAGTACGAGTCGCATCGATCAGGCGATCGCCCGCACCAAAGGACTCGTTTTGACCTACGAAAATGAATTGGTGGATGCACTATATTCCTCCACAACAGGTGGCGTAACGGCCTCCTTTAGCGATGTCTGGAATGGCGAGGAACGTCCCTATCTGAAAGCGGTGATTGATTCTCCCAACCAAGTGTGGGATCTGGGGGCAACCTCTTTAGCCGATGAACAAACCTTTAGAAAATTTATTGCCCTAAATGAAGGCTTCAATGAGACTGGCCGAAGCCCCTTCCGCTGGGAACGTTCTGCTACCCTTCAAGAGCTGGCAACAACGCTGCAAAAATATCTCGAAAAAACCCAGCATCCGCTCGAAGGGATTAAATCTGTTCAGAAATTAGAAATTATGCGGCGATCGCCCTCAGGCCGGGTACTCGAATTGGATGTCACCACAGACAAAGGCATTGTCAAACTGCTAAAAAATGAAATTCGTAGTGCTCTAGGGCCACCACGCAGCACCTTGTTTTATCTCCAACCAATGAAAAATGCCCAACAACAAATTACAGGCTATACCTTTGTTGGTGGTGGTTTTGGTCACGGCGTGGGTATGAGTCAATTTGGGTCCTACAATCTCGCTAATCTGGGTTGGTCTGCTGCTAAAATCCTCGAATTTTATTATCCCGGCACGACCTTGCAGCCTTTAAACGACTCCATCGTTTTTTGGGAGGAAATGGAATAA
- a CDS encoding hybrid sensor histidine kinase/response regulator: MSNNGYSSKQNLGSNFDDELSDLFGELDETASDSSEPISGSLDDELSDLFGAEINPQATLPPIESNLNQLFDTTVVGDVSASRGEVEEMTAEGFEALFEGEVSSTSDEEIDLDFARMTLTPQSEPPASEAEIESELDSIFGENEFSADELEVQPDDPIAETSEVVSGLESLFASSPSVKHEQELEADLDNYFSSRSTVPGAQSPVAPPSSEPEPQPPSVNAFTTPQVASPSQPAIALYPDFATLAALIEEPATAPVANWQALDSLVGGRQDNLIMSPPAETEAIAPVSTPTQKMDIASAKDTSFDDLVELLEQADIEMGGPPTVNATPATARSRTAKPKAFEQTMRIPVKQLDNLSNLMGELVVNRNSLEQSQEKLRQFLDSLVGQVQKLSDIGGRMQDLYERSLLERSLLASRSQNDHRASRGAMGGFDSKSTMGGSSSGQDYDPLEMDQFTGFHLLSQEMIELVVRVRESSSDIEFLVDDTEQVARNLRQVSTQLQEGLTKSRMIPFAQAADRLMRPVRDISNKLHKKAILEVEGRDALIDKMILEQLYDPLTHLINNAITHGIERPDVRTNLGKSPTGKISLKAFVQGNQIVISVADDGAGINPDVILRKALEKGLATPGQVRNMPQQEIYDFIFHPGFTTKDKADDFAGRGVGMDVVRNALGGIRGTITIDSVLGRGTNFIIRLPLTLNICKALCCLNRHARIALPMDGVEDMQDFTPEQIEVQEGRKYITWRNSRLRLHPLNNLLTHQRRLSRTSYGGAADSDQIPVVILRSAGNLLALQVDQVIGEQEIVIKQIEGPIPKPAGISGATVLGDGTIMPVADVLELLELAAQGRVRKASSWQETMPPQDIPQNFAADPMVLIVDDSITVRELLSLSFTKAGYRVEQARDGQEAWEKLRGGLLCDLVFCDIEMPRIDGLELLSRIQKDPNLAQIPVAMLTSRGADRHRQVAAQLGASAYFTKPYLEEALLDAALKMREGEVLLPGSTRVAKVEEKSPPPAPVATPPSKIFSGNHGKSPTAPPADSENRRFGTQATFKVLIIDDSVTVRELLAITFQNAGYVVEKARDGQDALDKLLAEPDFNVAFCDIEMPRIDGLELLNRVQEHEVLHHIPIAMLTSRGAERHRKIAAERGAKAYFTKPYVEDNLLKAAERLIRGEVLLDENGKVVG; encoded by the coding sequence GTGAGTAATAACGGCTATTCTTCAAAGCAAAATTTAGGGTCTAATTTCGACGACGAATTGTCGGACTTATTTGGGGAGCTTGACGAAACAGCCTCAGACTCATCGGAACCGATTAGCGGCTCCCTTGACGACGAATTAAGTGATCTGTTTGGCGCAGAGATAAATCCCCAGGCAACTTTGCCACCGATTGAAAGCAATTTAAACCAACTTTTTGACACAACAGTAGTCGGTGATGTTTCTGCTTCCCGTGGTGAAGTTGAAGAGATGACAGCGGAGGGCTTTGAAGCGCTATTTGAGGGTGAAGTCAGCTCGACCTCCGATGAAGAAATTGATCTCGATTTTGCCCGCATGACCCTGACCCCCCAAAGTGAACCGCCAGCCAGCGAAGCAGAAATTGAATCAGAGCTAGATAGTATTTTTGGGGAAAATGAATTTAGCGCCGATGAGCTGGAAGTCCAGCCGGATGACCCAATTGCGGAAACGTCGGAGGTGGTCTCCGGCCTAGAAAGTTTGTTTGCCAGTAGTCCGAGCGTTAAACATGAGCAAGAGTTAGAAGCGGATTTAGATAATTATTTTTCCAGTCGGAGTACTGTTCCCGGCGCTCAGTCTCCGGTTGCGCCCCCATCCTCCGAACCTGAGCCACAACCACCATCGGTTAATGCCTTTACGACTCCTCAGGTTGCTTCTCCGAGTCAACCGGCGATCGCCCTGTACCCAGATTTTGCCACCCTTGCGGCTCTAATTGAAGAACCCGCTACAGCTCCAGTCGCGAATTGGCAAGCCCTCGATAGTTTGGTGGGTGGAAGACAAGACAACCTTATTATGTCTCCACCAGCAGAAACTGAGGCGATCGCCCCCGTCTCTACACCCACCCAGAAAATGGACATTGCCAGCGCTAAAGACACAAGCTTTGATGACCTAGTCGAACTACTAGAACAGGCCGACATTGAAATGGGTGGCCCCCCTACCGTTAACGCCACACCCGCGACGGCACGCTCCCGCACAGCCAAACCCAAAGCCTTTGAGCAGACCATGCGGATCCCCGTCAAACAACTCGATAATCTCAGCAACCTAATGGGAGAACTCGTTGTTAACCGTAATAGTCTCGAACAGAGCCAAGAAAAACTCCGACAATTCCTTGACAGCCTCGTTGGGCAAGTCCAAAAACTGAGCGATATCGGTGGGCGAATGCAAGATCTATACGAACGTTCCCTCCTAGAACGCTCCCTCCTTGCCAGTCGCAGCCAAAATGATCACCGTGCCTCACGAGGCGCAATGGGTGGCTTTGACTCGAAAAGCACAATGGGTGGCTCCTCATCCGGACAGGATTACGATCCCTTAGAAATGGATCAATTTACCGGCTTTCACCTCCTATCCCAAGAAATGATCGAGTTAGTCGTCAGAGTGCGAGAATCTTCCTCAGACATTGAATTTCTCGTTGACGACACCGAACAAGTCGCCCGTAACCTCCGGCAAGTCAGCACCCAGCTCCAAGAAGGATTAACCAAATCACGGATGATCCCCTTCGCCCAAGCCGCCGATCGCCTGATGCGACCCGTGCGTGATATCTCCAATAAACTCCACAAAAAAGCCATTCTCGAAGTAGAAGGACGTGACGCTCTCATCGACAAAATGATCCTAGAGCAACTGTACGATCCCCTCACACACCTAATTAACAACGCCATTACCCACGGTATTGAAAGACCCGACGTTCGTACAAACTTAGGCAAATCCCCCACCGGTAAAATTTCCCTCAAAGCCTTTGTCCAAGGTAATCAAATTGTCATCTCCGTTGCCGATGATGGCGCTGGTATCAATCCCGATGTCATCCTCCGTAAAGCCTTAGAGAAAGGTTTGGCAACGCCGGGTCAAGTCAGAAACATGCCCCAGCAAGAAATCTACGATTTTATTTTTCACCCCGGTTTTACAACCAAAGATAAAGCCGATGACTTTGCCGGTAGAGGTGTTGGAATGGATGTCGTGCGCAATGCCCTTGGCGGTATCCGTGGCACGATCACCATTGACTCCGTGCTTGGACGCGGCACAAACTTTATCATTCGTTTACCGCTGACCCTCAATATTTGTAAGGCTCTCTGTTGTTTAAACCGCCATGCACGCATTGCCCTGCCCATGGATGGTGTGGAAGATATGCAGGACTTTACACCAGAACAAATCGAAGTTCAGGAAGGGCGCAAGTACATTACCTGGCGGAACTCTCGACTAAGGCTACATCCTTTAAATAATCTACTCACACACCAACGGCGGCTTAGTCGCACATCCTATGGTGGCGCGGCAGACTCAGACCAAATTCCCGTTGTGATTTTGCGTAGTGCGGGAAATTTATTGGCGCTACAAGTTGATCAGGTGATTGGTGAACAGGAAATTGTCATTAAGCAAATTGAAGGCCCCATTCCGAAGCCTGCTGGGATTTCAGGGGCAACGGTTTTAGGGGATGGCACAATTATGCCTGTAGCCGATGTCCTAGAACTACTGGAGCTTGCTGCCCAGGGACGGGTACGTAAGGCCAGTTCTTGGCAGGAGACAATGCCACCCCAGGACATTCCGCAAAACTTTGCGGCTGATCCGATGGTTTTGATTGTTGATGATTCGATTACTGTGCGGGAATTGTTGTCCCTCAGTTTTACGAAAGCTGGTTACCGGGTAGAACAGGCGCGGGATGGTCAGGAAGCTTGGGAAAAGTTGCGGGGAGGCTTACTCTGTGACTTGGTTTTCTGTGATATTGAGATGCCGCGCATTGATGGTTTGGAGTTGTTATCCCGGATTCAAAAAGATCCGAATTTAGCGCAGATCCCTGTGGCTATGTTGACTTCTCGTGGTGCCGATCGCCACCGTCAAGTGGCGGCTCAACTGGGAGCTAGTGCTTACTTTACAAAGCCATACCTTGAAGAGGCGTTGCTAGATGCAGCGCTGAAAATGAGGGAAGGTGAGGTTCTTTTACCCGGTAGTACTCGGGTAGCGAAGGTCGAAGAGAAGTCTCCCCCACCGGCACCTGTTGCGACTCCACCGTCCAAGATATTTTCTGGGAATCATGGAAAATCTCCAACGGCGCCTCCTGCTGACTCTGAGAATCGTCGTTTTGGGACGCAGGCGACCTTTAAGGTGTTAATTATTGATGACTCGGTGACGGTGCGGGAGCTGCTGGCGATTACATTCCAAAATGCTGGTTATGTGGTTGAAAAGGCGCGCGATGGACAGGATGCTTTAGATAAACTGTTAGCGGAACCTGATTTTAATGTGGCGTTTTGTGATATTGAAATGCCTCGTATTGATGGTTTGGAGCTGTTGAACCGTGTCCAAGAGCATGAAGTGTTGCATCATATTCCCATTGCGATGTTGACCTCCCGTGGTGCGGAGCGCCACCGTAAAATTGCGGCTGAGCGTGGTGCTAAGGCCTATTTCACGAAGCCCTATGTGGAAGATAATTTGCTGAAAGCGGCGGAGCGACTGATTCGTGGCGAGGTACTCCTAGATGAAAATGGTAAGGTAGTGGGATAG
- a CDS encoding YebC/PmpR family DNA-binding transcriptional regulator — MAGHSKWANIKRQKARVDAKKGKTFTQLSRAIIVAARQGTPDPAGNFQLRTAIEKAKAAGIPHDNIDRAIAKGAGTFNSDDANYEEIRYEGYGAGGVAILIEALTDNRNRTAADLREAFSKNGGNLGETGCVSWMFTQKGVVILTAEDVDEEALLEAAMAGEAESYDIIADNNEIEVFTTVDNLERLSKILQQEKFQVQESELRWIPETEMALDDTTQLQAVLKMIDALEALDDVQNVTANLAIAPNIDLTQL, encoded by the coding sequence ATGGCTGGACATAGTAAGTGGGCAAATATCAAACGACAAAAGGCACGGGTCGATGCCAAAAAGGGTAAAACCTTTACGCAACTATCGCGGGCCATTATTGTGGCGGCACGGCAGGGGACACCTGATCCGGCGGGAAATTTTCAGCTCCGCACAGCGATTGAGAAGGCGAAGGCGGCGGGGATTCCCCATGATAATATCGACCGGGCGATCGCCAAGGGAGCGGGTACTTTCAATAGCGATGATGCCAACTATGAAGAAATTCGCTACGAAGGCTACGGTGCAGGCGGCGTGGCTATTCTCATTGAGGCGCTAACGGATAATCGCAATCGCACAGCGGCGGATCTGCGGGAAGCTTTTAGTAAAAATGGTGGCAATCTCGGAGAAACAGGCTGTGTGAGTTGGATGTTTACCCAAAAAGGTGTGGTGATTTTAACGGCAGAAGATGTTGATGAAGAGGCTCTCCTCGAAGCGGCCATGGCGGGGGAAGCCGAAAGCTATGACATCATCGCCGACAATAATGAAATTGAGGTGTTCACGACAGTAGATAATTTAGAACGCCTCAGCAAAATTCTTCAGCAAGAAAAGTTTCAGGTTCAAGAATCTGAGCTGCGCTGGATACCGGAAACGGAAATGGCACTGGATGATACAACCCAACTGCAAGCTGTTTTAAAAATGATTGACGCGTTAGAAGCCCTTGATGATGTGCAAAATGTCACCGCCAATTTGGCGATCGCCCCCAATATTGACCTGACGCAATTGTAA